In one Kitasatospora cineracea genomic region, the following are encoded:
- a CDS encoding N-6 DNA methylase produces the protein MPDRPEVTAAEIARLAGVGRAAVSNWRRRHPDFPKPSGGTEASPAFRLDQVEQWLRAQGKLAELPLLERVWRQLETLRDPDGPAAAPLVTAGAVLLLLHRDPAARTDLATQPDTRLATALPKALRRTAAAALGPDAPATLALPLIAGATHLDLARLLADLTADTAPATAYGHLLTRYAEANPRLSPPIPADTAALLAALARPDGPAPGGGETGRTVLDPACGTGGVLLAAAPAARLGQESDPALAGVALLRLALAAPADAPGPLPLDVRPGDALRADAFAGHAADAVLCRPPYNERDWGHDQLQYDSRWPGRLVPPRGESELAWVLHCLAHTRPGGTAVLLLPPTVASRRAGRRVRAELVRSGALRAVVALPAGAAPPYGVPLHVWVLRGPQPGDEFRHVLLLDAATGADEDRAALPAAVLAAWREFDTAARTGAPLPADRPGRSRAVPALDLLDDETDLTPARHLPAAPAAAAPDLLTALRGRLSAELARLADLDTALPAVAPATAAEPPQVSIGELARSGALQVHSSGQGAPARPGGRTPLLTDQDLQNGTPPSAATDAADAMTARQGDVLVPVLGGEGARAVHPGSPWDGAALGPRLHLLRPDPDLLDPDFLAGQLRATGAGRRASSYASTTSRLDIRRVELPRLPIERQRRLGEAFRRIAGYEDALAAATAEARALTRALTDTLASGTAEPA, from the coding sequence ATGCCGGACCGCCCCGAGGTGACGGCCGCCGAGATCGCCCGGCTCGCCGGAGTCGGCCGGGCCGCGGTCTCCAACTGGCGCCGCCGCCACCCCGACTTCCCGAAACCTTCCGGCGGCACCGAGGCCAGCCCCGCCTTCCGCCTCGACCAGGTCGAACAGTGGCTCCGCGCCCAGGGCAAACTCGCCGAACTCCCGCTGCTGGAACGGGTCTGGCGGCAACTGGAGACCCTCCGCGACCCCGACGGCCCCGCCGCCGCCCCGCTGGTCACCGCCGGCGCCGTCCTGCTGCTGCTGCACCGCGACCCGGCCGCCCGCACCGACCTCGCCACCCAGCCCGACACCCGGCTCGCCACCGCCCTGCCCAAGGCGCTGCGCCGCACCGCCGCCGCCGCTCTCGGCCCGGACGCCCCCGCCACCCTCGCCCTGCCGCTGATCGCCGGCGCCACCCACCTCGACCTGGCCCGGCTGCTCGCCGACCTCACCGCCGACACCGCACCCGCCACCGCCTACGGCCACCTGCTCACCCGCTACGCCGAGGCCAACCCCCGGCTCTCCCCGCCCATCCCGGCCGACACCGCCGCCCTGCTCGCCGCCCTCGCCCGGCCCGACGGCCCGGCCCCCGGCGGCGGGGAGACCGGCCGGACGGTGCTCGACCCGGCCTGCGGCACCGGCGGCGTGCTGCTGGCCGCCGCCCCCGCCGCCCGCCTCGGCCAGGAGTCCGACCCCGCGCTGGCCGGCGTCGCCCTGCTCCGCCTCGCGCTGGCCGCCCCCGCCGACGCCCCCGGCCCGCTGCCGCTGGACGTCCGCCCCGGCGACGCGCTGCGCGCCGACGCCTTCGCCGGGCACGCCGCCGACGCGGTGCTCTGCCGCCCCCCGTACAACGAACGCGACTGGGGCCACGACCAGTTGCAGTACGACTCGCGCTGGCCCGGCCGGCTCGTCCCGCCGCGCGGCGAGTCCGAACTCGCCTGGGTTCTGCACTGCCTGGCGCACACCCGCCCCGGCGGCACCGCCGTGCTGCTGCTCCCGCCGACCGTCGCCTCCCGCCGGGCCGGCCGCCGGGTGCGGGCCGAACTCGTCCGCTCCGGCGCCCTGCGCGCCGTGGTCGCGCTGCCGGCCGGCGCCGCCCCGCCGTACGGGGTGCCGCTGCACGTGTGGGTGCTGCGCGGGCCGCAGCCCGGCGACGAGTTCCGGCACGTCCTGCTGCTGGACGCCGCCACCGGCGCCGACGAGGACCGGGCCGCGCTGCCCGCCGCCGTCCTGGCCGCCTGGCGGGAGTTCGACACCGCGGCCCGCACCGGCGCCCCGCTGCCCGCCGACCGGCCCGGCCGCTCCCGGGCCGTCCCCGCGCTCGACCTGCTCGACGACGAGACCGACCTCACCCCCGCCCGCCACCTGCCCGCCGCCCCCGCCGCGGCCGCCCCCGACCTGCTCACCGCCCTGCGCGGACGGCTGAGCGCCGAACTCGCCCGGCTCGCCGACCTCGACACCGCGCTGCCCGCCGTCGCCCCCGCCACCGCCGCCGAACCGCCGCAGGTCAGCATCGGCGAACTCGCCCGCTCCGGCGCCCTCCAGGTGCACTCCTCCGGCCAGGGCGCCCCCGCCCGGCCCGGCGGCCGCACCCCGCTGCTCACCGACCAGGACCTGCAGAACGGCACCCCGCCGAGCGCCGCCACCGACGCCGCCGACGCCATGACGGCCCGTCAGGGCGACGTCCTGGTCCCGGTGCTGGGCGGCGAGGGCGCACGGGCCGTGCACCCCGGCAGCCCCTGGGACGGCGCCGCCCTCGGCCCCCGGCTGCACCTGCTGCGCCCCGACCCCGACCTGCTCGACCCCGACTTCCTGGCCGGCCAGCTGCGCGCCACCGGCGCCGGACGCCGGGCCAGCAGCTACGCCTCCACCACCAGCCGCCTCGACATCCGCCGGGTCGAACTGCCCCGGCTGCCGATCGAGCGCCAGCGCCGCCTGGGCGAGGCGTTCCGGCGGATCGCCGGGTACGAGGACGCGCTCGCCGCCGCCACCGCCGAGGCCCGCGCACTGACCAGGGCGCTCACCGACACCCTCGCCTCCGGCACCGCCGAACCGGCCTGA
- a CDS encoding DUF4352 domain-containing protein, whose protein sequence is MSVRLRTRRTAAVLLGAALLAAATTACGPTDSSVSTSPKSPAAAPAAGGGSSAPAADAPKNAAAKTGDTIALKGTEKSNSADVTLVKVVDNPKGADEYTEPAAGKRYVTAQFRIKATGSAAYSDAPHNSAKLIDAQGQNYEATIAETVAGPEFPVPLSIAPGESALGCITFEVPADAKLDKVQFALDSGFAQQSGQWKLA, encoded by the coding sequence ATGTCCGTCCGCCTCCGCACCCGCCGCACCGCCGCCGTCCTGCTCGGCGCCGCCCTGCTCGCCGCCGCGACCACCGCCTGCGGCCCGACCGACAGCAGCGTGTCCACCTCCCCCAAGAGCCCCGCCGCGGCCCCGGCCGCCGGCGGGGGGAGCTCCGCCCCGGCCGCGGACGCGCCGAAGAACGCGGCGGCGAAGACCGGTGACACGATCGCCCTCAAGGGCACCGAGAAGAGCAACAGCGCGGACGTCACGCTGGTGAAGGTGGTCGACAACCCGAAGGGCGCGGACGAGTACACCGAACCCGCCGCCGGGAAGCGCTACGTCACCGCCCAGTTCCGGATCAAGGCGACCGGCAGCGCCGCCTACTCCGACGCCCCGCACAACAGCGCGAAGCTGATCGACGCCCAGGGCCAGAACTACGAGGCGACCATCGCCGAGACCGTGGCCGGCCCGGAGTTCCCCGTCCCGCTGTCGATCGCCCCGGGCGAGAGCGCGCTGGGCTGCATCACCTTCGAGGTGCCGGCCGACGCCAAGCTCGACAAGGTGCAGTTCGCCCTGGACAGCGGCTTCGCCCAGCAGTCGGGCCAGTGGAAGCTCGCCTGA